One genomic window of Ziziphus jujuba cultivar Dongzao chromosome 4, ASM3175591v1 includes the following:
- the LOC107415404 gene encoding GDSL esterase/lipase At3g27950 — MDPVKLLLGFLVLGSVGQLHMVNGHGGTRVCKFPAIYNFGDSNSDTGAISAALSEVQPPNGESFFGSPSGRFCDGRLLVDFIAEKLKLPLLSPYLDSLGTNFRHGANFATGGSSIRPGGYSPFHLGIQISQFVRFKSHSTALYTQLTPNATSSPFKSKLPRPKDFSKALYTIDIGQNDLGYGFQHTTPEKVVASIPDILGQLSEAIHKLYEERARFFWVHNTGPIGCLPYTVIYDKSKPGSLDGNGCVKPQNAVAQEFNRQLKDKLLQLKKTLPLAVFTYVNVYSAKYELISYAKDLGFVDPLEFCCGSYYGYHINCGKKAIVNGTVYGNPCKNPSKHISWDGIHYSQAANLWVADHILNGSFSEPPVSIGEACHSLKNV; from the exons ATGGATCCTGTAAAGCTACTACTTGGGTTTCTAGTTCTGGGATCGGTGGGACAACTACACATGGTTAATGGTCATGGTGGTACGAGGGTTTGTAAGTTTCCTGCTATATACAACTTCGGCGACTCAAATTCCGACACAGGAGCAATATCTGCAGCTCTATCTGAAGTCCAACCACCCAATGGCGAGAGCTTCTTTGGGAGTCCCTCTGGAAGGTTTTGTGATGGTCGGCTTCTCGTTGATTTCATCG CTGAGAAATTGAAGTTACCATTGCTGAGTCCCTACTTGGATTCGCTCGGGACGAATTTCAGGCACGGGGCAAATTTTGCAACAGGAGGTTCATCAATTAGGCCTGGTGGTTATAGCCCATTTCATCTTGGCATTCAGATTTCCCAATTTGTGAGATTCAAATCTCACTCCACAGCTCTCTATACTCAGCTCACTCCAAACG CAACTTCCTCACCCTTCAAATCCAAGCTTCCCAGGCCGAAGGACTTCTCAAAAGCTCTATATACAATTGATATTGGACAGAATGATCTTGGTTATGGTTTTCAACACACCACACCAGAAAAAGTTGTTGCCTCCATTCCTGATATCCTTGGTCAGCTCTCCGAAGCAATACAT AAACTATATGAAGAACGGGCAAGGTTTTTCTGGGTACATAACACAGGCCCAATTGGTTGCTTGCCATATACTGTTATATATGACAAATCAAAACCAGGTAGTCTTGATGGAAATGGGTGTGTGAAGCCTCAGAATGCAGTGGCTCAGGAGTTCAATAGGCAGCTTAAGGACAAGCTCTTACAGCTAAAGAAAACACTTCCTCTTGCAGTATTCACATATGTCAATGTGTACTCTGCTAAATATGAACTAATAAGCTATGCAAAAGATCTAG GCTTTGTTGATCCTCTGGAGTTTTGCTGTGGTAGTTATTATGGTTATCATATTAATTGTGGGAAGAAAGCTATTGTGAATGGAACCGTTTATGGTAATCCTTGTAAGAATCCATCAAAGCACATTAGCTGGGATGGCATACACTATTCTCAGGCAGCTAACCTTTGGGTT